The nucleotide sequence TCTGGAGGAACAGGAAAATCCTCCCCTGAATCACATCGCCACGATCCTCGACAATCAGGCCAATGCCTGCGTCAAGGCCGGGCGAATGAAGAAGGCCCGTCGGGCTTATGAAAAAAGCCTCTCCCTGAAGCGCAGTTTCTCGGACAAGCCCAATCGTTCCCTGGCTCGCGGGCTGAAGAACCTGGGACGCTTCCTGATCAAGATCCGGGATCTCCGGGCGGCCCGGGAACACATTCTGGAAGCAGAAGCGATCTATGCGGAGATCATGCCCGAGCATCCCCAGAGAGCCTGGGCCCAGACCGCACTCGGGGATCTGGCCTGGAGTGAGGAACAGTTCCAGCAGGCTCTGGAGTACTATGAAGCAGGACTGAACACCTACCTAAAGTCCCGGGATCCCCTGCACCGTTCCGTTCTCAGCACAAGGAACAACTGCGCCGCCTGTCTCTGGCAACTGGGGAGGCTTGAAGAAGCCAGGGATGAACTGGAGGAACTTCTCCAGCAGCATCAGGAGACCTTCGGACAGGAGCATCCGGCCACCGCGCATTGTCGCCTGAACCTTGCGGAAGTTCTGCTGGAGCAGGGAGAACTTGAACACGCCGGGAGTCTTGCCGAAGAGGGCCTCGCTTCCAGCGTCCGGAGGCTGGGAAACATCCATCCTCGCACGAATACCATGCGCGAACTGCTGTCCCGCATTCACCTGACTTCCGGCAAGAGGGAAGAGGCATTCCAGACCGCCTTGACTGCCGAGGAAATGAGCCTGCAACACCGGGTTCTCATGGTGCAAGCTCTCCCCGAGCATCAGGCCCGAAGTTATGCGGGCCGTCGACCGGGAAGCCGGAACCTGCTGCTTTCCATTCTGGAAACGAAACCGGATCCCGCCTCCCTGGAAGAAGCCTGGAATGCCCTTCTCCGTTCCCGGGCCCGGGTCCTTGACGAGATGCTGATCCGTCAGTCTCCTCCACCGGATCCCTCCCTTCTTCCCCTTCAGGAGGAACTGGATCGAAGGCGCAGCGATCTGGCCCGCTTCGCACTGGAGGATCTTGAAATCCCTGAGGAGCTTCGCCAGCAGAGACTGGAGGAGGCAAGGCAGGAAAAACAGAAAGCGGAACTGGCCCTGGCCGACAAGAGCGAAGCCTATCGGGAACAGGTCGATCTCAGAACTGCGAACCTTGCGGCCCTTCGAAAAGCACTGCCTGAGGGATCCGCTCTCCTGGCCTTCTTCCGCTACTCCCGCTATCCCGATGAGCTCTCCTGCGACCTGGCGCTTGTCATGCGCAAGGACCGGGAAGCACTCGGTGTCATTCCTCTCGGGCCCTCTGCTCCCCGGGATTCGCTGATTGAGGTCTGGCAGGGCGGGATTCGTGCAGCCAGAAAGCTCTTTCCTCCACCCCGAATTCGCGAGTCCCGTTATCGTGAAAGCGCAGAAGCCCTCAGAGTGAATGTCTGGGATCCTCTGGCTCCTGAGCTGGTAGGCCTGACTACCCTCTTTGTTGTTCCCGATGGCCCGCTGTCGCTTCTCAGTTTCGCTTCCCTGCCGATTGGCTCCTCAGGCTATCTGGCCGATGAGGAAATGGCCCTTCACCGGCTGTCCTGTGAAAGGGATCTCCTGCGAGTGGCCGCATTGCCCGGCACGGGGATGCTGGCTCTCGGGAATCCGGAATACGGGGAACCGTCAGGCGGACTTCTGGGCTCCTTTACTGCACTCCCGGGGACGGCCCGGGAACTTTCCTCCCTGCCGCTTGCATCCGAAGATATTGTCCTGAGCAAACAGGAAGCGGGGGAAGCAGCGCTGAAGGCACTTGCTCCGGGTCGAAGGATGCTCCACCTGGCCAGCCACGCCTACTTCCTCTCGGAAGAAGAGGTAGAGGGAAGAACCTTTGATGAGAGTCCCCTACTGCGTTGCGGTATCGCTCTGGCCGGGGCGAACCGGGCTGCCGTGGGAGAGGAAGACGGACTCCTGAGTGCCGAGGAAATCGCGGGGCTGGATCTTCAGGGACTTCGCTGGACCGTCTTGTCCGCCTGTGAGACCGGGCTCGGGAGGCTCGACAGGGAAGAGGGCATGCTGAGTCTCAGCCGTGCCTTTCAACTTGCGGGAAGCGAAACCGTGATCTTCAGCCTCTGGCCGGTTCCC is from Candidatus Krumholzibacteriia bacterium and encodes:
- a CDS encoding CHAT domain-containing tetratricopeptide repeat protein encodes the protein MTVLLFLILLLVLPAHAREDPGPPPDIKDLREFFASERLDEAEALLQDWLQRDQARPDSPDRAECLVNLALVYKRAGDFKKARPSYEQALGLRKIFASGDSLLLARELNRYGNFLYEAGEEEAAIAPTLQGLGIRKRHLGNTHPKVAYTLNGLANIEMAIGHYPKSVSIFEEALSILEEQENPPLNHIATILDNQANACVKAGRMKKARRAYEKSLSLKRSFSDKPNRSLARGLKNLGRFLIKIRDLRAAREHILEAEAIYAEIMPEHPQRAWAQTALGDLAWSEEQFQQALEYYEAGLNTYLKSRDPLHRSVLSTRNNCAACLWQLGRLEEARDELEELLQQHQETFGQEHPATAHCRLNLAEVLLEQGELEHAGSLAEEGLASSVRRLGNIHPRTNTMRELLSRIHLTSGKREEAFQTALTAEEMSLQHRVLMVQALPEHQARSYAGRRPGSRNLLLSILETKPDPASLEEAWNALLRSRARVLDEMLIRQSPPPDPSLLPLQEELDRRRSDLARFALEDLEIPEELRQQRLEEARQEKQKAELALADKSEAYREQVDLRTANLAALRKALPEGSALLAFFRYSRYPDELSCDLALVMRKDREALGVIPLGPSAPRDSLIEVWQGGIRAARKLFPPPRIRESRYRESAEALRVNVWDPLAPELVGLTTLFVVPDGPLSLLSFASLPIGSSGYLADEEMALHRLSCERDLLRVAALPGTGMLALGNPEYGEPSGGLLGSFTALPGTARELSSLPLASEDIVLSKQEAGEAALKALAPGRRMLHLASHAYFLSEEEVEGRTFDESPLLRCGIALAGANRAAVGEEDGLLSAEEIAGLDLQGLRWTVLSACETGLGRLDREEGMLSLSRAFQLAGSETVIFSLWPVPDRDTSLWMAELYRMESEGMNTADCVHRTRKAILEDRRKRGLDTHPFHWAGFVAMGSAR